The genomic stretch AAGTCACAAATCTTAAATATAAAAGTACTTAAAAATCAAAAGGTTTAAATCATAAAACAACCAAGTCTTAAatcttaaatataaaacaaaatactTAAAGCCTACATGCTAAATTAGATCACTAATGCGCCATCCACTTGGATCATCTCTCATAATgtcaccattgtcatcttcattaATCTCATCATCACCACCAcgatcaccatcatcatcatcatcacctctTGCACCACTTCCATCATCAACTTCGTTATCAATTTCTTCTATATCTTCAACAATATCAAATTCATCTGCAAGTGTAGGTGGTATAGCACTAGTAGTATCATTAGTATGCATCAATTCAGCATCTAAATCAGCCATCATCTGATTAGCAACTACATTTTCTTGCTCAACAACATACCACCAATCATCATCTTCTTGAAAATCATCAATGGTTAATTCTCTTCTTCTCCTTACCATCACATACACAAGATCGTTCATGGTTTTTTGCTTCAGCCGATTTCTTTTCTTGGTATGGACCATCTCAAAAGCACTTCAGTTCCTCTCACAACCAAAAGAACTACATGTTAAACTCAAGACACGAATGGCAAAGTTTTGCAACTCCGGATGTTCACCACCGTAAGATTCCCACCATTGAGCCGGTGTCTTGTTTTGTAGCCCAAGTTGAGCCACTTCATCTCCAAAGAACCCCTTTTTACCTTTAAAAAACTCAAGTTGACCGTCAATCTTGTTAACCATACTCATATCTCCTCCCATCACCCTCTTTAAACATGTATACATCCCTTGCATAACTTCTTTATCAGCTTTGAGATTAGGACCGTAATGCAACATGGGATTAAAAAAATAGCCACCAGCATGCAATGGTCTATGCAATTGTTTGTCCCATCTCTTGTCAATGATATCCCATACAGGTTTacaactaaataataataaaagattaaaaattttaattagttCACAAGAAAAAGGTGAAACTACAACTAATGACTATACTTTATAAAATTAGATATTACCTTTTTCTCTTCTTGTTGTACCCGACTTGTATTTCCTCTTTCGCCTGATCCATTGGTTCATAGATCAAGCCCATGGCTAGTTCTTCACCAGAATTCACCATACGCAACACTCTTAGTAATGGAAATGCATCCCTTAAACAAAGAACCACATTCTTCCAAAAATCTTTGTCTAGGACTATATTTTGAACTAGTTTTCCATCCTTTGTTTTGGAAAATGGACCATAATTCCATTGCTTGGAAGTGAACATCCTAAACAATGCTCCCCTCTTATCATTCAAGCACCCCAAACATAAGTA from Vicia villosa cultivar HV-30 ecotype Madison, WI linkage group LG4, Vvil1.0, whole genome shotgun sequence encodes the following:
- the LOC131597990 gene encoding uncharacterized protein LOC131597990, coding for MDDIVEEVGEENVIQIVTDNAANYKLAGQMLMEKRNKLCWTPCAAHCIDLMLEDFESKIPMHKDTIVAGKKITTYIYARTCLITLLHHFTEGGELIRPGITRFATSYLCLGCLNDKRGALFRMFTSKQWNYGPFSKTKDGKLVQNIVLDKDFWKNVVLCLRDAFPLLRVLRMVNSGEELAMGLIYEPMDQAKEEIQVGYNKKRKSCKPVWDIIDKRWDKQLHRPLHAGGYFFNPMLHYGPNLKADKEVMQGMYTCLKRVMGGDMSMVNKIDGQLEFFKGKKGFFGDEVAQLGLQNKTPAQWWESYGGEHPELQNFAIRVLSLTCSSFGCERN